The following coding sequences are from one Halosolutus amylolyticus window:
- a CDS encoding cation:proton antiporter, which produces MEIIDPLGHHELFLVIAQLAVLLFVARTLGELFRSIGQPAVVGELLAGVVLGPSVLGLVAPGLYESLFVVSEAQFHLLEAISWLGLIMLLIVTGLETDIDLIISKGRTAIVLSLGGILVPFASGFALGWFLPAAFIAAPEQRIVFSLFIATAMSISAIPVIAKVLIELDVIRRDIGQLILAAGMVDDTIGWILLATVAGLARTGVFDVGSAAATIVSVLVFLALAFTVGRRLTTDLLRWVDNAVGSDTALLSTVMVLALAAGAITQYMGLEAILGAFVVGVLVGQVKRFDYDLRHTFEVVTLSIFAPIFFAIAGLRMDVAGLVDPTVFGIFLVVLVVACFGKFAGIMGVAPLAGLSRWEGITIGGGMNARGAMEIIVATIGLGAGILTTEMYSIIVAIAIVTSLMAPAIMRWSIPKIEVSEDERERMEREAYLKQSFVENLTRILLPTRGGADTRYAARLLAPLVRDRDVELDLLCVSEPADADRDTTRGLLGRIRNGRFVRRWRGRRESSPPVVSGEADQVFTSVERHLDLTERAPRRITRKRDGNVAETILGEVDVGYDLVVLGETGAGRTPEEPLFSDTVDRVVQEAPTPAMIVSTPRTWRSEPSDEWIDEPIDRILLPTVGTESSHFAAELACTIAARENALVEIVHVVDAPPFDDRFAGDPDLSQQRRIGEQIVEREAALGRRLGAKVLTTVMTAERPEAKLVERADRTGADVIVMGSYVRPISQRAYLGRRVEHVIRNASCPVAVLTSI; this is translated from the coding sequence ATGGAGATTATCGACCCGCTCGGCCACCACGAACTGTTCCTCGTCATCGCACAGCTTGCGGTGTTGCTGTTCGTCGCGCGGACGCTGGGGGAACTGTTTCGCTCGATCGGCCAGCCGGCGGTCGTCGGCGAACTCCTCGCGGGCGTCGTCCTCGGTCCCTCGGTGCTCGGCCTCGTCGCACCGGGACTCTACGAGTCCCTGTTCGTCGTTAGCGAGGCGCAGTTTCACCTGCTCGAGGCAATCTCGTGGCTCGGGCTGATCATGCTGTTGATCGTCACCGGACTCGAGACCGACATCGATCTCATCATAAGCAAGGGTCGAACGGCGATCGTCCTCTCGCTCGGCGGAATCCTCGTCCCGTTCGCGTCTGGCTTCGCGCTCGGGTGGTTCCTTCCCGCGGCGTTCATCGCCGCCCCCGAACAGCGAATCGTCTTCAGCCTGTTTATCGCGACGGCGATGAGCATCTCCGCGATCCCCGTCATCGCGAAGGTGCTCATCGAACTCGACGTCATCCGCCGCGACATCGGCCAGTTGATCCTCGCGGCGGGCATGGTCGACGACACGATCGGCTGGATCCTGCTGGCCACGGTCGCCGGACTCGCTCGAACCGGCGTCTTCGACGTCGGCTCGGCCGCGGCGACGATCGTCTCGGTGCTCGTCTTTCTCGCGCTCGCGTTCACGGTCGGGCGACGGCTCACGACGGACCTCCTCCGCTGGGTCGACAACGCGGTCGGAAGCGACACCGCGTTGCTCTCGACGGTGATGGTGCTCGCACTCGCTGCGGGGGCGATCACCCAGTACATGGGGCTCGAGGCGATTCTCGGGGCGTTCGTCGTCGGCGTGCTCGTCGGCCAGGTCAAGCGGTTCGACTACGACCTCCGGCACACGTTCGAGGTGGTCACGCTCTCGATCTTCGCTCCGATCTTCTTCGCGATCGCGGGACTCCGAATGGACGTCGCCGGGCTGGTAGATCCGACGGTTTTCGGCATTTTCCTCGTCGTCCTCGTGGTCGCCTGTTTCGGGAAGTTCGCCGGCATCATGGGAGTGGCACCGCTCGCCGGCCTCTCCCGGTGGGAGGGGATCACGATCGGCGGTGGGATGAACGCGCGGGGGGCGATGGAGATCATCGTCGCGACGATCGGCCTCGGGGCCGGCATCCTGACGACCGAGATGTACAGCATCATCGTCGCGATCGCGATCGTGACGTCGCTGATGGCGCCCGCGATCATGCGCTGGTCGATCCCGAAGATCGAGGTGAGCGAGGACGAGCGCGAGCGGATGGAACGGGAGGCGTACCTCAAACAGAGCTTCGTCGAGAACCTCACGCGGATCCTGTTGCCGACCCGCGGCGGAGCCGATACCCGGTACGCGGCCCGACTGCTCGCGCCGCTGGTCCGCGATCGAGACGTCGAACTGGACCTGCTGTGCGTGAGCGAACCGGCCGACGCCGATCGCGACACGACCCGCGGGCTCCTCGGTCGGATCCGGAACGGCCGGTTCGTGCGCCGATGGCGCGGCCGACGCGAGTCGAGCCCACCCGTCGTTTCGGGCGAGGCCGATCAGGTCTTCACGTCGGTCGAACGGCACCTGGATCTCACGGAGCGAGCGCCCAGACGCATCACTCGCAAACGCGACGGGAACGTCGCCGAGACGATCCTCGGGGAGGTCGACGTCGGGTACGATCTGGTCGTGCTCGGGGAGACCGGCGCCGGCCGGACCCCCGAGGAGCCCCTGTTTAGCGACACCGTCGATCGGGTCGTCCAGGAGGCACCGACCCCAGCGATGATCGTCAGCACCCCGCGGACCTGGCGTTCGGAGCCGTCGGACGAGTGGATCGACGAGCCGATCGATCGGATCCTGCTCCCGACGGTCGGGACGGAGTCCAGTCACTTCGCCGCCGAACTCGCCTGTACCATCGCGGCCCGGGAGAACGCCCTCGTCGAAATCGTCCACGTGGTCGACGCGCCGCCGTTCGACGACCGGTTCGCCGGCGATCCCGACCTCTCCCAGCAGCGCCGGATCGGCGAACAGATCGTCGAGCGGGAGGCGGCACTCGGCAGGCGGCTCGGAGCAAAGGTGCTGACGACGGTGATGACCGCGGAACGACCCGAAGCGAAACTCGTCGAGCGCGCCGATCGAACCGGGGCCGACGTGATCGTCATGGGATCGTACGTGCGCCCGATTTCGCAGCGGGCGTATCTCGGGCGACGCGTCGAGCACGTCATCCGGAACGCGTCGTGTCCGGTGGCGGTGCTCACCTCGATATAG
- a CDS encoding aminotransferase class III-fold pyridoxal phosphate-dependent enzyme, producing MDRDTVEPQVETIPGDGAKRWVDYHHQFAAPSTYVYEFVWDSQAEAIGPFCTDVDGNVLLDFTSHVAAAPLGYNNPAVRDRLREFDLVDPLKIAGQDFYVSGGGAPDDADFPGPTQLMDRLVAMTDHYDMDRVFLSNSGAEAVENAIKICYASGGHRAVTFEGAFHGRTLGALSLNRSKAVHRTGYPEVPGVISVPYPASQEDYETRWRTDGPGGNVLADKLDPERGVIDPDELAYVILEPLQGEGGYRVPHPEFASDLEAIRERYDVNVVADEIQSGLGRTGELWAVDHLDLTPDVITSAKGLRVGATISRSDVFPEETGRLSSTWGAGDFIAAMQGVLTIDAIHEQNLLANVRERGEQLRAILEETDPEGIVDVRGRGLMLAVEFDTKERREAVVEAALRRGLLTLGCGHKTLRLLPPLDVTEREIELGARLLFEAIDDAAADV from the coding sequence ATGGACCGCGACACGGTCGAGCCGCAGGTCGAGACGATTCCGGGCGACGGTGCGAAACGGTGGGTCGACTATCACCACCAGTTCGCCGCCCCGAGTACCTACGTCTACGAGTTCGTCTGGGATTCGCAGGCCGAGGCGATCGGCCCCTTCTGCACCGACGTCGACGGCAACGTTCTGCTTGACTTCACGAGTCACGTCGCGGCCGCCCCGCTCGGATACAACAACCCGGCAGTTCGCGATCGGCTCCGGGAGTTCGACCTCGTCGATCCGCTGAAGATCGCCGGCCAGGACTTCTACGTCAGCGGCGGCGGTGCACCCGACGACGCGGACTTCCCCGGCCCGACCCAGCTGATGGACCGGCTGGTCGCGATGACCGACCACTACGACATGGACCGCGTGTTCCTCTCGAACTCCGGAGCCGAGGCCGTCGAGAACGCCATCAAGATCTGCTACGCGTCGGGCGGCCACCGCGCGGTCACGTTCGAGGGGGCCTTCCACGGCCGCACGCTCGGCGCGCTCTCGCTCAACCGATCAAAGGCCGTCCACCGCACCGGCTACCCCGAGGTGCCTGGCGTGATCAGCGTCCCGTACCCCGCCTCCCAGGAGGACTACGAGACGCGCTGGCGAACCGACGGTCCCGGCGGCAACGTTCTCGCGGACAAACTCGACCCCGAACGGGGCGTGATCGACCCCGACGAACTCGCGTACGTCATCCTCGAACCGCTCCAGGGCGAGGGCGGCTACCGAGTTCCACACCCGGAGTTCGCGAGCGACCTCGAGGCGATCCGCGAGCGATACGACGTCAACGTCGTCGCCGACGAGATCCAGTCGGGACTCGGCCGCACCGGCGAACTCTGGGCCGTCGACCACCTCGATCTCACGCCGGACGTCATCACCAGCGCGAAGGGACTGCGCGTCGGCGCGACCATCTCCAGATCGGACGTCTTCCCCGAGGAGACCGGCCGGCTCTCCTCGACGTGGGGTGCTGGCGATTTCATCGCCGCGATGCAGGGCGTGCTGACGATCGACGCCATTCATGAGCAAAACCTCCTCGCGAACGTCCGCGAGCGAGGCGAACAGCTCCGGGCCATCCTCGAGGAGACCGACCCCGAGGGTATCGTCGACGTGCGGGGGCGCGGCCTGATGCTCGCCGTCGAGTTCGACACGAAAGAGCGCCGGGAAGCCGTCGTCGAAGCCGCGCTCCGGCGCGGCCTGCTCACGCTCGGCTGTGGCCACAAGACCTTGCGCCTGCTCCCGCCGCTCGACGTCACCGAGCGCGAGATCGAACTGGGTGCCAGACTGCTCTTCGAGGCGATCGACGACGCTGCCGCCGACGTCTGA
- a CDS encoding DUF4010 domain-containing protein yields MNGVPLQVVDAPLDEAVVRIALAGALGMFLGLEREWSQKSAGIRTFSLISLLAAVFTILAIETAVGQGLLMLGGLLVIVQGVLLAVQGLLGDEGAGLSLTTSVSMLVAYGVGALVAAGFILEGVTVAVLSSLLLVLKRELHEFAWGLSREEMRSTTEFAILAFVIYPLLPAEYDLPVGPITIPLEPQVIWLMVVAVAGIGIVNYAIVSTYGGRGIAVTGFFGGLASSTAVVGTMLDHVNQRPEASSYAVAAILLANAAMATRNLAIAVGFTMGGATPVLVEAIVPLGAVILIAFGVAAVTADWGESGPMELESPFSMKNALAFGAVFLVVLVFGSLAETWFGTLGFYATAVASGFVSSAGATTSAVVLYRGGQLGPAEATLAILLATVSSIVVKAMLAATSTNHGFRNQVAAYSAMLLVGGALASVIIAL; encoded by the coding sequence GTGAACGGGGTACCGCTGCAGGTCGTCGATGCGCCCCTCGACGAGGCTGTCGTCCGTATCGCCCTCGCCGGCGCGCTGGGGATGTTCCTCGGACTCGAGCGCGAGTGGTCCCAGAAGTCGGCGGGCATCCGGACCTTCTCGCTGATCAGCCTGCTCGCCGCCGTCTTCACCATCCTCGCGATCGAAACGGCCGTCGGGCAGGGACTGCTGATGCTCGGCGGCCTGCTCGTGATCGTTCAGGGGGTGTTGCTCGCCGTCCAGGGGTTGCTCGGCGACGAGGGTGCCGGTCTCTCGCTGACGACCTCGGTCTCGATGCTCGTCGCCTACGGCGTCGGCGCGCTCGTGGCCGCCGGCTTCATCCTGGAGGGCGTGACCGTCGCCGTCCTCTCGTCGCTGTTGCTCGTGTTGAAGCGGGAACTCCACGAGTTCGCGTGGGGGCTCTCCCGCGAGGAGATGCGATCGACGACCGAGTTCGCCATCCTGGCGTTCGTCATCTACCCGCTGTTGCCGGCCGAGTACGACCTCCCCGTCGGGCCGATTACCATCCCGCTCGAACCACAGGTAATCTGGCTGATGGTCGTCGCCGTCGCCGGGATCGGGATCGTCAACTACGCGATCGTCTCGACCTACGGCGGCCGGGGCATCGCCGTCACGGGCTTTTTCGGCGGCCTCGCGTCGTCGACCGCGGTCGTGGGCACGATGCTCGACCACGTCAACCAGCGCCCCGAGGCGTCCTCCTACGCTGTCGCCGCGATCTTGCTCGCCAACGCCGCGATGGCGACGCGAAACCTCGCGATCGCCGTCGGGTTCACGATGGGCGGGGCCACCCCGGTGCTCGTCGAGGCGATCGTCCCGCTCGGAGCGGTGATCCTGATCGCGTTCGGCGTCGCCGCGGTGACCGCGGACTGGGGCGAATCCGGCCCGATGGAACTCGAGAGCCCGTTCTCGATGAAGAACGCGCTGGCGTTCGGAGCCGTCTTCCTCGTCGTCCTCGTGTTCGGGTCGCTTGCCGAGACGTGGTTCGGGACGCTCGGCTTCTACGCGACGGCCGTCGCGAGCGGATTCGTCTCCAGCGCCGGCGCGACGACGTCGGCCGTCGTCCTCTACCGTGGCGGCCAGCTCGGTCCGGCCGAGGCGACGCTCGCGATCTTGCTGGCGACGGTCTCGAGCATCGTCGTGAAAGCGATGCTCGCCGCGACCTCGACGAACCACGGCTTTCGCAACCAGGTCGCGGCCTACAGCGCGATGTTGCTGGTCGGCGGCGCGCTGGCGTCGGTCATCATCGCGCTCTAG
- a CDS encoding aldehyde dehydrogenase family protein encodes MATRVAQRRERIYVDGEWIETDDTLSVTDLADGGTFAQIAAAGPTEARTALAAAHEIKPELRETTVVERATWCESIAEGLREREEELAEVIVREAGKPISSARGEVASAAERFDRAAEEARNIVSKGEFREGSTSGHEGWNAIVKHEPIGAVLCITPYNYPLATTALQVAPALAAGNSVLLKPASKTPVSSAILADVIDDVDGIPDGAFNFVPGEASEIGDVLSGDDRVNAIAMTGSSGAGKHVARESGMVNLHMELGGNAPAVVFDDADLTDVAGNCVKGSLKYAGQRCSAVSRVVANESVHDDLVDQIDTQMDAWEAGDLFDENTAFGPLISEDQAEWVQELVDDAVEKGADLVRGGERRAPEGVPDELGDQFFEPTLLANVPQDARIVDEEQFGPVAAVTTFEDDEEAVEIANGSDLALDAAVFTSDYDRAMEMADRIDAGAVRINGAPSHGLGDIPFGGNKDSGIGREGLDASIHEMMRKKSIIL; translated from the coding sequence ATGGCAACGAGAGTGGCACAGCGGAGAGAGCGGATCTACGTCGACGGCGAGTGGATCGAGACCGACGACACCCTGTCGGTCACGGACCTCGCCGACGGCGGCACCTTCGCACAGATCGCGGCTGCGGGGCCGACCGAGGCACGGACTGCCCTCGCAGCAGCCCACGAAATCAAACCCGAACTGCGGGAGACCACCGTCGTCGAACGCGCGACGTGGTGTGAGTCGATCGCCGAGGGCCTGCGCGAGCGCGAGGAGGAACTCGCCGAGGTCATCGTCCGGGAGGCCGGCAAGCCGATCTCTTCGGCCCGCGGCGAGGTCGCCAGCGCGGCCGAACGGTTCGATCGCGCGGCCGAGGAAGCCCGGAACATCGTCAGCAAGGGCGAGTTCCGCGAGGGCTCGACGAGCGGCCACGAGGGCTGGAACGCCATCGTCAAACACGAACCGATCGGTGCAGTGCTCTGTATCACGCCGTACAACTACCCGCTGGCGACGACGGCATTACAGGTTGCCCCTGCACTCGCCGCCGGCAACAGCGTCCTGCTCAAACCCGCGAGTAAAACGCCCGTTTCGTCGGCGATCCTCGCTGACGTCATCGACGACGTCGACGGAATTCCCGACGGCGCGTTCAACTTCGTCCCCGGCGAGGCCAGCGAGATCGGCGACGTCCTCTCGGGGGACGATCGGGTCAACGCGATCGCGATGACCGGGTCCTCCGGCGCCGGCAAGCACGTCGCTCGCGAGAGCGGCATGGTCAACCTCCACATGGAACTCGGGGGGAACGCGCCGGCGGTCGTCTTCGACGACGCCGACCTGACCGACGTCGCGGGCAACTGCGTCAAGGGGTCGCTGAAGTACGCCGGCCAGCGCTGTTCGGCCGTCTCGCGCGTGGTCGCCAACGAGTCCGTCCACGACGACCTCGTCGACCAGATCGACACCCAGATGGACGCCTGGGAGGCCGGCGACCTCTTCGACGAGAACACCGCCTTCGGCCCGCTCATCAGCGAGGACCAGGCCGAGTGGGTCCAGGAACTCGTCGACGACGCCGTCGAGAAGGGCGCCGACCTCGTCCGCGGCGGCGAACGCCGCGCTCCCGAAGGCGTCCCGGACGAACTCGGCGACCAGTTCTTCGAACCGACGCTGCTGGCGAACGTCCCGCAGGACGCCCGCATCGTCGACGAAGAGCAGTTCGGCCCCGTCGCCGCCGTCACGACGTTCGAGGACGACGAGGAAGCCGTCGAGATCGCCAACGGCTCCGACCTCGCGCTCGACGCCGCCGTCTTCACGAGCGACTACGATCGGGCCATGGAGATGGCCGACCGGATCGACGCCGGCGCGGTCCGCATCAACGGTGCGCCGAGCCACGGCCTCGGCGACATTCCTTTCGGCGGGAACAAGGATTCGGGCATCGGCCGCGAGGGCCTCGACGCCTCGATCCACGAGATGATGCGCAAGAAGAGCATCATCCTCTGA
- the dpsA gene encoding DNA starvation/stationary phase protection protein DpsA, protein MSTQKTVRQSADAVEENSLRLDQDKAEQIVDALNTELANAYVLYHQLKKHHWVVEGAEFLPLHEFFEEAYENVEEAADEIAERTQALGGVPVSGPANQEKRATVEFEGEDVYDIRTMMENDLEMYGDIIESMRDTIELADNLGDYATAELMREILVTTEEDGHHFEHYLEDDTLVLEEATK, encoded by the coding sequence ATGAGCACCCAGAAGACCGTCCGTCAATCGGCCGATGCCGTCGAGGAGAACAGCCTCCGGCTCGACCAGGACAAAGCCGAGCAGATCGTCGACGCGCTGAACACCGAACTGGCGAACGCGTACGTCCTGTACCACCAGCTCAAGAAACACCACTGGGTCGTCGAGGGTGCGGAGTTCCTGCCGCTCCACGAGTTCTTCGAAGAGGCCTACGAGAACGTCGAGGAAGCGGCCGACGAAATCGCCGAACGCACCCAGGCGCTCGGCGGCGTGCCCGTCTCCGGCCCCGCGAACCAGGAGAAGCGAGCAACCGTCGAGTTCGAGGGTGAGGACGTCTACGACATCCGGACGATGATGGAGAACGACCTCGAAATGTACGGCGACATCATCGAGTCGATGCGCGATACGATCGAACTCGCCGACAACCTCGGGGACTACGCGACGGCCGAACTCATGCGCGAGATCCTCGTGACGACCGAGGAGGACGGCCACCACTTCGAACACTACCTCGAGGACGACACGCTGGTGCTCGAAGAGGCGACGAAGTAA
- the purM gene encoding phosphoribosylformylglycinamidine cyclo-ligase, whose protein sequence is MTDPADEGSERERLTYADTGVDIEASEDATAALLSAFGSDLTTEYAGLLDIGDRYLALATDGVGTKLLVAEAIADFSTIGIDCIAMNVNDLVAAGVEPVAFVDYLAIDEPDEELTNQVGEGLAVGLEEADLTMLGGETAVMPEVVTGFDLAGTCAGLAAKDDVLEGEAAVGDVLVGFPSNGIHSNGLTLAREAVTRDHDYTDPFPFDDERTIGEELLRPTRIYTDLLEPMHEHDVRAAAHVTGGGWTNLLRMGDRTYAIDDPLPAQPVFEFVQQEGSVTDEEMHRTFNMGTGFVVAVPESEADALVAETDGQIIGHVENGDSVEIRGLSLS, encoded by the coding sequence ATGACCGATCCAGCGGACGAGGGGAGCGAGCGGGAGCGACTCACCTACGCCGACACCGGCGTGGACATCGAGGCCAGCGAGGACGCGACGGCGGCGCTACTGTCGGCGTTCGGCAGCGACCTGACGACCGAGTACGCCGGCCTGCTCGACATCGGCGATCGATACCTCGCGCTCGCGACCGACGGCGTCGGCACGAAACTGCTGGTCGCGGAAGCGATCGCGGACTTCTCGACGATCGGGATCGACTGCATCGCGATGAACGTCAACGACCTCGTCGCCGCGGGGGTCGAGCCCGTCGCGTTCGTCGACTACCTCGCGATCGACGAACCGGACGAGGAGCTGACGAACCAGGTCGGCGAGGGGCTGGCGGTCGGCCTCGAGGAGGCCGACCTGACGATGCTCGGCGGCGAGACGGCGGTGATGCCCGAGGTCGTGACGGGCTTCGACCTCGCGGGCACCTGCGCCGGACTCGCCGCGAAAGACGACGTGCTGGAGGGCGAGGCCGCGGTCGGCGACGTCCTCGTCGGCTTCCCCTCGAACGGGATCCACTCGAACGGGCTCACGCTGGCCCGCGAAGCGGTCACCCGCGATCACGACTATACCGACCCGTTCCCGTTCGACGACGAACGCACGATCGGTGAGGAGCTCCTGCGCCCGACCCGCATCTATACGGACCTGCTCGAACCGATGCACGAACACGACGTCCGTGCCGCGGCCCACGTCACCGGCGGCGGCTGGACGAACCTGCTCCGGATGGGCGATCGAACGTACGCCATCGACGACCCACTGCCCGCCCAGCCGGTCTTCGAGTTCGTCCAGCAGGAGGGGTCGGTGACGGACGAGGAGATGCACCGGACGTTCAACATGGGCACCGGCTTCGTCGTCGCCGTCCCCGAGTCGGAGGCCGACGCGCTCGTCGCCGAGACCGACGGGCAGATTATCGGTCACGTCGAAAACGGCGACAGCGTCGAGATCCGCGGACTCTCGCTGTCCTGA
- a CDS encoding metalloprotease, with protein MSYRSRRKPDAELTFSHKELFDLALAWISLSVAFALLLAPVHLGGATIGDFLLTIGLSFVTVGIAFLLHELAHKVVAIEYGQIAEFRADYQMLFLAIMSALIGFLFAAPGAVYHRGRITNRENGHIALAGPVTNHLLALMFFPLMLFSGQPGIVGFLGTIGHLGVLINLFLAAFNMIPFGPLDGKSVLQWSKPVFAVVFAVSLVLLVGFYVLFGFF; from the coding sequence GTGAGCTACCGAAGTCGTCGGAAGCCGGACGCCGAACTCACGTTCAGCCACAAGGAACTGTTCGACCTCGCGCTGGCCTGGATCTCGTTGAGCGTCGCCTTCGCGCTGTTGCTCGCGCCAGTTCACCTCGGCGGCGCGACGATCGGCGACTTCCTGCTCACGATCGGCCTGAGCTTCGTCACCGTCGGGATCGCCTTCCTCCTGCACGAACTCGCCCACAAGGTCGTCGCGATCGAGTACGGCCAGATCGCGGAGTTCCGGGCGGACTACCAGATGCTCTTTCTGGCGATCATGAGCGCCCTGATCGGCTTCCTCTTCGCCGCGCCCGGTGCAGTCTACCACAGGGGACGGATCACGAACCGGGAGAACGGCCACATCGCGCTCGCCGGGCCGGTGACGAACCACCTGCTCGCGCTCATGTTCTTCCCGCTGATGCTCTTCAGCGGCCAGCCCGGGATCGTCGGGTTCCTCGGAACGATCGGTCACCTCGGCGTCCTCATCAACCTCTTCTTGGCCGCGTTCAACATGATCCCGTTCGGACCGCTCGACGGGAAGTCGGTGCTGCAGTGGAGCAAACCGGTCTTCGCCGTCGTCTTCGCGGTGAGCCTGGTCCTGCTCGTGGGATTCTACGTCCTGTTCGGCTTCTTCTGA
- a CDS encoding TraB/GumN family protein, which yields MSDAGDADVPEPPEPPADGRGSVHVLGTAHVSQASVDDVHETVDREDPDVVAVELDEGRYRQMQGGTPDDVEAKDLLSGNTVFQFLAYWMLSYVQSRLGERFDIEPGADMRAAIEAAERNGHGVALVDRDIQVTIQRFWSRLSFVEKLKMVGGLALGITDPRTIGLAVGAVGGLFVGLVFAAFLGPALGFGDLLTLGVSDPTTLQFVGATGIGVVGGLLLGLVFLPSLESAQSYTGGLLSGFSMRLLGGVAIGVAGCLTLVATNTFVGPFSASTVEGAGEYAIRGTIGALAGLGVGVAIGAVLGFVFDALGGDVEDIDEIDIEEMTDGDVVAAMMEEFRRFSPRGANALIDERDAYIAHKLHQLREQGYEVVAVVGAGHKAGIEHYLLNPDELPPMESLTGTASGRRFSPLKIVGYLVMLGFVGFFFLLIMAGVQNTFLLQIFLAWFLFNGIFAFTLARLAGARWTSAGVGGSVAWLTSINPLLAPGWFAGYVELKYRPVNVRDIQTLNDIVGDTERPMADALEDMFDVPLFRLIMIVALTNVGSMIATVLFPIVVLPWLAGGEIGGVDALFDELLQGARNTLELLWGLFT from the coding sequence ATGAGCGATGCAGGCGACGCCGACGTGCCGGAACCCCCCGAGCCGCCGGCCGACGGACGCGGATCCGTCCACGTCCTCGGGACGGCACACGTCTCGCAAGCGAGCGTCGACGACGTTCACGAGACGGTCGATCGGGAGGACCCGGACGTCGTCGCCGTCGAACTCGACGAGGGTCGGTATCGACAGATGCAGGGCGGGACCCCGGACGACGTCGAAGCCAAAGATCTCCTCTCGGGGAACACCGTCTTCCAGTTCCTGGCCTACTGGATGCTGTCGTACGTCCAGTCCCGACTCGGCGAACGGTTCGACATCGAACCCGGTGCGGACATGCGGGCGGCGATCGAGGCCGCCGAGCGCAACGGTCACGGCGTCGCACTGGTCGATCGGGACATCCAGGTGACGATCCAGCGGTTCTGGAGTCGCCTGTCGTTCGTCGAGAAGCTGAAGATGGTCGGCGGCCTCGCGCTGGGGATCACCGATCCGCGGACGATCGGGCTGGCCGTCGGTGCCGTCGGCGGACTGTTCGTCGGACTCGTTTTCGCTGCGTTTCTCGGGCCGGCGCTCGGATTCGGCGACCTCTTGACCCTCGGGGTAAGCGACCCCACCACGTTGCAGTTCGTCGGTGCGACGGGGATCGGCGTCGTCGGCGGACTGTTACTCGGACTGGTCTTTTTGCCCTCGCTGGAGTCGGCCCAGAGCTACACCGGCGGTCTCCTCAGCGGCTTCTCGATGCGGCTCCTGGGCGGCGTCGCGATCGGCGTCGCCGGCTGTCTCACGCTGGTCGCGACGAACACCTTCGTCGGGCCGTTCTCGGCGTCGACCGTCGAAGGGGCCGGCGAGTACGCGATCCGGGGCACGATCGGCGCGCTGGCCGGACTCGGCGTCGGGGTCGCGATCGGTGCGGTGCTCGGATTCGTCTTCGACGCGCTCGGCGGGGACGTCGAGGACATCGACGAGATCGACATCGAGGAGATGACCGACGGCGACGTCGTCGCGGCGATGATGGAGGAGTTTCGCCGGTTCAGCCCCCGGGGTGCGAACGCACTGATCGACGAACGCGACGCCTACATCGCACACAAGCTCCACCAGCTCCGGGAACAGGGGTACGAGGTCGTCGCCGTCGTCGGGGCGGGACACAAGGCCGGCATCGAACACTACCTTCTCAATCCCGACGAACTCCCGCCGATGGAGTCGCTGACCGGAACCGCGTCGGGACGGCGGTTCTCGCCGCTGAAGATCGTCGGCTACCTGGTAATGCTCGGCTTCGTCGGCTTCTTCTTCCTGCTGATCATGGCGGGCGTCCAGAACACGTTCCTCCTCCAGATCTTCCTCGCGTGGTTCCTGTTCAACGGAATCTTCGCGTTCACGCTGGCCCGACTGGCCGGGGCCCGCTGGACCAGCGCCGGCGTCGGCGGAAGCGTCGCCTGGCTGACCAGCATCAACCCGCTGCTGGCACCCGGCTGGTTCGCGGGCTACGTCGAACTCAAGTACCGGCCGGTGAACGTGCGGGACATCCAGACGCTCAACGACATCGTCGGCGACACGGAACGCCCGATGGCCGACGCGCTCGAGGACATGTTCGACGTGCCCCTCTTCCGGTTGATCATGATCGTCGCGCTCACGAACGTCGGGAGCATGATCGCGACGGTCCTGTTCCCGATCGTCGTCCTCCCGTGGCTGGCAGGGGGCGAGATCGGCGGCGTCGACGCCCTGTTCGACGAACTGCTCCAGGGTGCCCGCAACACGCTCGAACTCCTGTGGGGGCTTTTCACGTGA
- a CDS encoding acyl-CoA thioesterase: MTDLMETLIENREMVQPNHANNLEVTHGGNVMKWMDEVGAMSAMRFSGETCVTARVNRMNFERPIPVGDTAFITAYVYEAGTSSVKVRLITEREDLRTREREKTTESYFVYVAIDDDNMPTTVPELTVSTEEGERLREEAIEGENGDL, from the coding sequence ATGACCGATCTCATGGAGACGCTGATCGAGAACCGGGAGATGGTGCAGCCGAACCACGCGAACAACCTCGAGGTCACCCACGGCGGAAACGTCATGAAGTGGATGGACGAGGTCGGCGCGATGTCGGCGATGCGGTTCTCGGGGGAGACCTGCGTCACCGCACGGGTCAACCGGATGAACTTCGAGCGGCCGATCCCGGTCGGCGACACCGCGTTCATCACGGCCTACGTCTACGAGGCGGGAACCTCCAGCGTGAAGGTCCGCCTGATCACCGAACGGGAGGACCTGCGAACGCGAGAGCGCGAGAAGACCACCGAATCCTACTTCGTCTACGTCGCGATCGACGACGACAACATGCCGACGACGGTTCCCGAACTGACGGTCAGCACCGAGGAGGGAGAGCGCCTCCGAGAGGAGGCGATCGAGGGCGAGAACGGCGACCTGTAG